From Erigeron canadensis isolate Cc75 chromosome 8, C_canadensis_v1, whole genome shotgun sequence, one genomic window encodes:
- the LOC122579606 gene encoding TMV resistance protein N-like isoform X2, with amino-acid sequence MAKVTRTIKAFAVMAVVASIVQSATSPPPPPPLLSLSSRTWKYDVFLSFRGQDTRKTFLDHLYSALEQQTVRAYKDDETLPRGDTIGPSLLEAIQESQIALIVFSKNYAESSWCLDELAYIMKCKEERGQTVIPIFYDVTPSDVRKQNGQFGKAFSKHNKSAKFETWRKALSDASNMAGWEPKHIANGHEAVGIKVIVDAVVDKLLYLNSDVDENLVGMGPRFEYIESKLQIGSYGVRMIGIWGVGGGGKTTLAFFVYMKIRDRFHGHCFIENIRKNSEKYGIQQLQKKVLSDVLKKEVTVESVLEGRLKIQGMLSRRKVLLVLDDVDDLEQLEALAGSNDWFGGGSRIIVTTRNEHLLIAHRVDEVCPVSLLSVDESLRLFERYAYQENNPVEDYDKLSCQVACHFQGLPLALKIIGSSLYGKDKNEWISTLDKLREIPNPKVIDHLKVSYDGLEHDEKQIFLNIALFLRGCNKENAMSILEACGFHSHIGIKVLIQKALISISSEGFLDMHDLVQEMGHHIVKGEHHNNPEKGNRVWRSQVIEAIQYQNELLEFCKPPDASYSMRYMPNHISNIKLLRFLEVIIWHVHANCRGELNFISMLLPDSFHPGRLLILHIGATLQIEHWKGDTEQEPRLKEIHPSNSPLLEKFNKDFTGSLIKRPGCTGLPYLQLMVNK; translated from the exons ATGGCCAAAGTTACTCGTACAATCAAGGCTTTCGCTGTTATGGCAGTTGTGGCATCCATCGTACAATCTGCAacttcaccaccaccaccaccaccattattaTCTTTGTCTTCTAGGACATGGAAATATGACGTGTTTCTTAGTTTTAGAGGACAAGACACTCGCAAGACTTTTTTAGACCATCTCTACTCGGCTCTTGAACAGCAAACAGTGCGTGCTTACAAAGACGATGAAACACTTCCCCGGGGTGACACCATTGGTCCATCTCTCTTAGAGGCTATCCAAGAATCGCAAATTGCCCTCATCGTGTTCTCCAAAAACTATGCCGAGTCTTCTTGGTGTTTGGATGAACTTGCATACATAATGAAATGCAAGGAGGAGAGAGGCCAAACTGTTATCCCCATATTTTATGACGTGACTCCCTCTGATGTAAGAAAACAGAACGGGCAATTTGGCAAAGCTTTTTCCAAACATAATAAGTCAGCTAAATTTGAAACTTGGAGAAAAGCTCTCTCTGATGCAAGCAACATGGCTGGATGGGAACCCAAGCATATAGCCAACGG GCATGAAGCAGTTGGCATCAAAGTAATTGTCGATGCCGTTGTAGATAAATTGTTATATCTTAATTCAGATGTTGATGAAAACCTTGTTGGAATGGGGCCTCGCTTTGAATATATTGAATCAAAATTGCAAATTGGGTCATATGGTGTGCGAATGATCGGGATATGGGGAGTTGGGGGTGGTGGTAAAACCACTCTTGCCTTTTTTGTCTATATGAAAATCCGTGATCGTTTTCATGGTCACTGCTTTATTGAGAATATTCGAAAAAATTCAGAAAAATATGGCATACAACAGCTACAGAAAAAAGTTCTATCAGATGTTTTGAAAAAAGAGGTAACGGTGGAGAGTGTTCTAGAAGGAAGACTCAAGATTCAAGGCATGTTATCTCGTAGGAAGGTCttgcttgttcttgatgatgttgatgacctTGAGCAATTGGAGGCATTGGCAGGATCAAATGATTGGTTTGGTGGGGGGAGCAGAATAATAGTCACAACAAGAAATGAGCATTTACTTATAGCTCACAGGGTAGACGAGGTCTGTCCTGTCAGTTTATTATCAGTTGACGAATCTCTTCGACTCTTTGAAAGATATGCATACCAGGAGAATAACCCCGTAGAAGATTATGACAAACTTTCTTGTCAAGTGGCTTGTCATTTTCAGGGGCTCCCGTTAGCACTTAAGATTATAGGTTCTTCTCTTTATGGAAAAGACAAGAATGAGTGGATTAGTACCTTGGATAAGTTAAGAGAAATACCAAATCCTAAGGTCATAGATCACCTTAAAGTAAGTTACGATGGACTTGAGCATGATGAGAAacaaattttcttaaatattGCATTATTCTTAAGAGGGTGCAACAAAGAAAACGCGATGAGTATACTTGAAGCGTGCGGATTTCACTCTCACATAGGGATAAAGGTTTTGATACAAAAGGCGTTAATAAGTATTTCTTCAGAGGGATTTCTTGATATGCACGATCTGGTTCAAGAAATGGGACACCACATTGTTAAAGGAGAACACCACAACAATCCTGAAAAAGGTAACAGAGTTTGGCGATCTCAAGTGATTGAAGCCATCCAATATCAAAATGAATTATTGGAATTCTGCAAACCTCCTGATGCTTCATATTCAATGCGATACATGCCTAACCATATTTCAAACATTAAGCTATTAAGATTCCTGGAAGTGATTATTTGGCATGTGCATGCCAATTGTCGTGGAGAGCTTAATTTCATTTCAATGCTGCTTCCTGACTCTTTTCATCCAGGGAGGCTACTTATTCTACATATAGGCGCCACCTTGCAAATAGAGCATTGGAAGGGTGATACG GAGCAGGAACCACGTTTGAAAGAGATCCATCCCTCAAATTCCCCGTTATTAGAGAAATTCAACAAAGATTTTACAGGATCACTAATAAAGAGACCTGGTTGTACTGGACTCCCATATCTTCAGTTAATG gtgaacaagTGA
- the LOC122579606 gene encoding TMV resistance protein N-like isoform X1 yields MAKVTRTIKAFAVMAVVASIVQSATSPPPPPPLLSLSSRTWKYDVFLSFRGQDTRKTFLDHLYSALEQQTVRAYKDDETLPRGDTIGPSLLEAIQESQIALIVFSKNYAESSWCLDELAYIMKCKEERGQTVIPIFYDVTPSDVRKQNGQFGKAFSKHNKSAKFETWRKALSDASNMAGWEPKHIANGHEAVGIKVIVDAVVDKLLYLNSDVDENLVGMGPRFEYIESKLQIGSYGVRMIGIWGVGGGGKTTLAFFVYMKIRDRFHGHCFIENIRKNSEKYGIQQLQKKVLSDVLKKEVTVESVLEGRLKIQGMLSRRKVLLVLDDVDDLEQLEALAGSNDWFGGGSRIIVTTRNEHLLIAHRVDEVCPVSLLSVDESLRLFERYAYQENNPVEDYDKLSCQVACHFQGLPLALKIIGSSLYGKDKNEWISTLDKLREIPNPKVIDHLKVSYDGLEHDEKQIFLNIALFLRGCNKENAMSILEACGFHSHIGIKVLIQKALISISSEGFLDMHDLVQEMGHHIVKGEHHNNPEKGNRVWRSQVIEAIQYQNELLEFCKPPDASYSMRYMPNHISNIKLLRFLEVIIWHVHANCRGELNFISMLLPDSFHPGRLLILHIGATLQIEHWKGDTEQEPRLKEIHPSNSPLLEKFNKDFTGSLIKRPGCTGLPYLQLMVTSCLTNRAYGSHTVYVRLGFCKIWWDLMIDEKMCQVCPGPGRIFCTDMTKINLDGVNTKFWLKVCKTTKPVSKTPVLMILAKAGV; encoded by the exons ATGGCCAAAGTTACTCGTACAATCAAGGCTTTCGCTGTTATGGCAGTTGTGGCATCCATCGTACAATCTGCAacttcaccaccaccaccaccaccattattaTCTTTGTCTTCTAGGACATGGAAATATGACGTGTTTCTTAGTTTTAGAGGACAAGACACTCGCAAGACTTTTTTAGACCATCTCTACTCGGCTCTTGAACAGCAAACAGTGCGTGCTTACAAAGACGATGAAACACTTCCCCGGGGTGACACCATTGGTCCATCTCTCTTAGAGGCTATCCAAGAATCGCAAATTGCCCTCATCGTGTTCTCCAAAAACTATGCCGAGTCTTCTTGGTGTTTGGATGAACTTGCATACATAATGAAATGCAAGGAGGAGAGAGGCCAAACTGTTATCCCCATATTTTATGACGTGACTCCCTCTGATGTAAGAAAACAGAACGGGCAATTTGGCAAAGCTTTTTCCAAACATAATAAGTCAGCTAAATTTGAAACTTGGAGAAAAGCTCTCTCTGATGCAAGCAACATGGCTGGATGGGAACCCAAGCATATAGCCAACGG GCATGAAGCAGTTGGCATCAAAGTAATTGTCGATGCCGTTGTAGATAAATTGTTATATCTTAATTCAGATGTTGATGAAAACCTTGTTGGAATGGGGCCTCGCTTTGAATATATTGAATCAAAATTGCAAATTGGGTCATATGGTGTGCGAATGATCGGGATATGGGGAGTTGGGGGTGGTGGTAAAACCACTCTTGCCTTTTTTGTCTATATGAAAATCCGTGATCGTTTTCATGGTCACTGCTTTATTGAGAATATTCGAAAAAATTCAGAAAAATATGGCATACAACAGCTACAGAAAAAAGTTCTATCAGATGTTTTGAAAAAAGAGGTAACGGTGGAGAGTGTTCTAGAAGGAAGACTCAAGATTCAAGGCATGTTATCTCGTAGGAAGGTCttgcttgttcttgatgatgttgatgacctTGAGCAATTGGAGGCATTGGCAGGATCAAATGATTGGTTTGGTGGGGGGAGCAGAATAATAGTCACAACAAGAAATGAGCATTTACTTATAGCTCACAGGGTAGACGAGGTCTGTCCTGTCAGTTTATTATCAGTTGACGAATCTCTTCGACTCTTTGAAAGATATGCATACCAGGAGAATAACCCCGTAGAAGATTATGACAAACTTTCTTGTCAAGTGGCTTGTCATTTTCAGGGGCTCCCGTTAGCACTTAAGATTATAGGTTCTTCTCTTTATGGAAAAGACAAGAATGAGTGGATTAGTACCTTGGATAAGTTAAGAGAAATACCAAATCCTAAGGTCATAGATCACCTTAAAGTAAGTTACGATGGACTTGAGCATGATGAGAAacaaattttcttaaatattGCATTATTCTTAAGAGGGTGCAACAAAGAAAACGCGATGAGTATACTTGAAGCGTGCGGATTTCACTCTCACATAGGGATAAAGGTTTTGATACAAAAGGCGTTAATAAGTATTTCTTCAGAGGGATTTCTTGATATGCACGATCTGGTTCAAGAAATGGGACACCACATTGTTAAAGGAGAACACCACAACAATCCTGAAAAAGGTAACAGAGTTTGGCGATCTCAAGTGATTGAAGCCATCCAATATCAAAATGAATTATTGGAATTCTGCAAACCTCCTGATGCTTCATATTCAATGCGATACATGCCTAACCATATTTCAAACATTAAGCTATTAAGATTCCTGGAAGTGATTATTTGGCATGTGCATGCCAATTGTCGTGGAGAGCTTAATTTCATTTCAATGCTGCTTCCTGACTCTTTTCATCCAGGGAGGCTACTTATTCTACATATAGGCGCCACCTTGCAAATAGAGCATTGGAAGGGTGATACG GAGCAGGAACCACGTTTGAAAGAGATCCATCCCTCAAATTCCCCGTTATTAGAGAAATTCAACAAAGATTTTACAGGATCACTAATAAAGAGACCTGGTTGTACTGGACTCCCATATCTTCAGTTAATGGTAACCTCATGCTTGACTAATAGAGCCTATGGCTCACATACTGTGTACGTACGTTTAGGTTTTTGTAAAATTTGGTGGGACTTAATGATCGACGAAAAGATGTGTCAGGTGTGTCCAGGGCCGGGGcgaattttttgtacggataTGACAAAAATCAACTTAGATGGTGTAAATACGAAATTTTGGTTAAAAGTTTGCAAAACTACaaaaccggtgtctaagacaccggtcttAATGATTTTAGCCAAAGCCGGTGTCTAA